From a region of the Teredinibacter turnerae genome:
- a CDS encoding carbon-nitrogen hydrolase family protein, which produces MPQDKLNIQLCNLTEKYYGQIEALMDEAYPDLGGAWPLHTITRLIEEFPEGQIGVIDSDELVGIALTVQVDYQRFSNPHVYEDIVDSNDDVKNNPEGDALYGLDVVIKSSHRGLRLGRRLYDARKELCRQYNLRAILAGGRIPNYHQHAETLTPAQYIEQVSRRAIYDPILTFQLANEFQVKRLMRKYLPEDEKSVGYATLLEWNNILFEPIDTVLHTPKHIVRVGAVQWQMRAISSYEELVAQVEFFVDTVSDYQSDFIVFPEFFNAPLMGLSNMYQQKDAVLFLAGYTEKLRDHMSKLAIEYNANIITGSMPLNENGHLYNVSYLCHRSGQIDEQRKIHVTPHEKRDLIIQGGSDLRVFETDAGRVGILICYDVEFPELGRILAEQEVDILFVPFWTDTKNSYLRVRHCAQARAIENECYVVIAGSVGNLPQVEALDVQYSQSAVLSPSDFPFPHDSVLAEATPNTEMLLFADLDMSKLKILHSEGTVRNLRDRRLDVYQVKYLGGG; this is translated from the coding sequence ATGCCGCAGGACAAGCTCAACATCCAGTTATGCAATCTAACCGAAAAATACTATGGGCAAATTGAAGCCCTGATGGATGAAGCCTACCCGGACCTCGGTGGCGCCTGGCCGCTTCACACAATTACACGTTTAATTGAAGAATTCCCCGAAGGCCAGATTGGTGTTATTGACAGCGATGAACTGGTCGGTATAGCCCTTACCGTACAAGTGGATTACCAACGGTTTTCCAACCCGCATGTGTACGAGGATATTGTCGACAGCAATGACGATGTTAAAAATAACCCGGAAGGGGACGCGCTCTACGGCCTGGACGTGGTGATTAAAAGCAGTCACCGCGGTTTGCGCCTTGGGCGCCGTCTATACGATGCACGCAAGGAACTGTGTCGACAGTACAATTTACGCGCGATCCTCGCTGGCGGTCGTATTCCGAATTACCACCAGCACGCGGAAACACTAACGCCTGCCCAGTACATCGAACAAGTATCGCGCCGCGCAATTTACGACCCTATTCTCACGTTTCAGCTGGCCAATGAATTCCAGGTTAAACGGTTAATGCGCAAGTACTTGCCGGAAGATGAAAAATCTGTGGGCTACGCCACCCTGCTAGAGTGGAACAACATTCTGTTCGAACCTATAGACACAGTGCTTCACACCCCTAAACACATTGTTCGTGTGGGCGCTGTGCAATGGCAGATGCGCGCGATTTCTTCTTACGAAGAATTGGTGGCACAGGTGGAGTTCTTTGTGGATACGGTATCGGATTACCAAAGCGATTTTATTGTGTTCCCCGAGTTTTTTAACGCGCCTTTGATGGGCTTGTCCAACATGTATCAGCAGAAGGACGCCGTACTATTCCTGGCGGGCTACACCGAAAAACTGCGCGATCACATGTCCAAACTCGCTATCGAGTACAACGCCAACATTATCACCGGCTCGATGCCTCTTAATGAGAACGGGCACCTTTACAATGTGTCATACCTTTGCCACCGCAGTGGCCAGATAGACGAACAGCGAAAAATCCACGTTACGCCTCACGAAAAACGCGACTTGATTATTCAAGGTGGTTCTGATCTGCGCGTGTTCGAAACCGACGCGGGGCGCGTAGGCATATTAATTTGCTACGATGTGGAATTCCCTGAATTGGGCCGGATTCTGGCAGAGCAGGAGGTGGATATTCTGTTCGTACCTTTTTGGACCGATACCAAAAACTCCTATTTACGCGTACGCCACTGCGCCCAGGCTCGCGCGATCGAAAACGAATGCTATGTGGTTATTGCCGGAAGTGTTGGCAACCTGCCGCAAGTGGAAGCGCTGGATGTGCAATACAGCCAATCCGCCGTGCTTTCCCCATCCGATTTTCCCTTCCCACACGATTCAGTGCTGGCGGAAGCCACACCCAACACTGAGATGCTACTGTTTGCCGACCTTGATATGAGCAAGCTAAAAATTCTCCACAGCGAAGGCACCGTAAGAAACCTCCGCGACCGCCGTCTAGATGTTTATCAGGTTAAGTATTTGGGTGGGGGGTAG